The following proteins are encoded in a genomic region of Clarias gariepinus isolate MV-2021 ecotype Netherlands chromosome 12, CGAR_prim_01v2, whole genome shotgun sequence:
- the LOC128534594 gene encoding uncharacterized protein LOC128534594 isoform X1, whose protein sequence is MTGPVSFRVLFGGEDDARKLTVASGMPKSVDELAREITTYFGLTEQVRLQYRDVEFGNEFLNLSSISDIQDRSTLKVIYFPCESTSSVMSLASLTEDTCFTFPVTLSSFSSQEPNDSSSVDSSSTNETVILSSPESRSCTWPEVFVVPRFSYCAEMQLQKGNSDFSVNGTVLSLTPKIRSDILEGLAEEIIKYTAYPRDDQFEKVAEALIQTHPCLHEKGTPTGYSGWKHYIKIKMMNFRTKLGRAGHPEVTVNSLKHKQKGQGKPAANIKKPRKAEVNFCPNHPRGETPNSLEAERAAILTEVKKQNNETVIKEKMHRTFSYRRQEILQEPMITEVRNRCPALFQVGEINLEFMRITTVPLTSKFIGQLDKYTDDLLKVFLHKGGTAGQKIGRIMALTAENEDINIKQDCILRSLSVYLNEDLETLVKEFVDCESSEAESGIAQTTMGIYVIRAEGAGPGDEPTDVGVVLEGVEVLRNLKNVTLVMCDAFWTHICT, encoded by the exons ATGACCGGACCAGTTAGCTTTAGAGTTCTTTTTGGAGGGGAAGATGATGCAAGAAAACTCACCGTTGCATCTGGAATGCCGAAATCTGTGGATGAATTGGCTCGTGAAATTACAACATACTTTGGACTGACAGAGCAGGTTAGGCTTCAGTACAGAGATGTTGAGTTCGgaaatgaatttttaaatctCTCCTCAATTTCAGACATTCAAGATCGAAGCACTTTGAAAGTCATATACTTTCCTTGTGAGTCTACCAGCTCTGTAATGTCCTTAGCTTCACTCACTGAAGATACCTGCTTCACATTCCCAGTGACGCTCTCAAGCTTCTCATCGCAAGAACCAAATGATTCTTCATCTGTTGACTCCAGTAGCACAAATGAAACTGTAATTTTGTCATCTCCAGAGTCGCGATCTTGCACTTGGCCTGAAGTCTTTGTAGTTCCACGCTTTTCATATTGTGCAGAGATGCAGCTCCAGAAGGGAAATTCTGATTTCAGTGTTAATGGAACTGTCCTGTCTCTTACCCCCAAAATCAGATCTGATATTCTTGAGGGTCTTGCAGAAGAAATTATTAAGTACACTGCATATCCAAGGGATGATCAGTTTGAGAAAGTTGCTGAGGCATTAATACAGACCCATCCATGTTTGCACGAGAAAGGAACTCCCACTGGGTATTCTGGATGGAAACACTACATTAAGATCAAAATGATGAACTTCCGCACCAAGCTTGGCCGAGCTGGACACCCTGAAGTCACTGTCAACTCCcttaaacacaaacagaaaggcCAGGGAAAACCAGCTGCAAACATAAAAAAGCCCCGCAAGGCAGAGGTTAATTTCTGTCCAAACCATCCCAGAGGCGAAACCCCAAACAGCCTGGAAGCAGAAAGGGCTGCTATTTTGACCGAGGTAAAAAAGCAGAATAACGAGACCGTTATCAAGGAAAAGATGCATCGTACCTTCTCATACAGACGTCAAGAAATTCTTCAGGAACCAATGATTACAGAGGTCCGAAACAGATGCCCAGCACTTTTCCAAGTTGGAGAA ATCAACTTGGAGTTCATGCGTATAACAACTGTTCCTCTGACATCCAAGTTTATTGGTCAACTGGACAAATACACTGATGACCTGCTGAAGGTTTTCCTTCACAAAGGAGGAACTGCAGGACAGAAAATCGGCAGGATAATGGCACTGACAGCTGAa AATGAAGACATAAACATCAAGCAGGACTGCATCCTAAGGAGCTTGAGTGTCTACCTTAATGAGGATCTTGAGACACTTGTCAAAGAATTTGTG GACTGTGAAAGTTCAGAGGCTGAGTCGGGGATTGCACAGACAACCATGGGCATCTATGTCATTCGGGCAGAGGGTGCTGGTCCTGGAGATGAGCCAACTGATGTTGGTGTGGTGCTTGAAGGTGTGGAAGTTCTGCGaaacttaaaaaatgtcacACTTGTGATGTGTGATGCTTTTTGGACTCATATATGCACTTAA
- the LOC128534594 gene encoding uncharacterized protein LOC128534594 isoform X2, translating to MTGPVSFRVLFGGEDDARKLTVASGMPKSVDELAREITTYFGLTEQVRLQYRDVEFGNEFLNLSSISDIQDRSTLKVIYFPCESTSSVMSLASLTEDTCFTFPVTLSSFSSQEPNDSSSVDSSSTNETVILSSPESRSCTWPEVFVVPRFSYCAEMQLQKGNSDFSVNGTVLSLTPKIRSDILEGLAEEIIKYTAYPRDDQFEKVAEALIQTHPCLHEKGTPTGYSGWKHYIKIKMMNFRTKLGRAGHPEVTVNSLKHKQKGQGKPAANIKKPRKAEVNFCPNHPRGETPNSLEAERAAILTEVKKQNNETVIKEKMHRTFSYRRQEILQEPMITEVRNRCPALFQVGEINLEFMRITTVPLTSKFIGQLDKYTDDLLKVFLHKGGTAGQKIGRIMALTAENEDINIKQDCILRSLSVYLNEDLETLVKEFVFRG from the exons ATGACCGGACCAGTTAGCTTTAGAGTTCTTTTTGGAGGGGAAGATGATGCAAGAAAACTCACCGTTGCATCTGGAATGCCGAAATCTGTGGATGAATTGGCTCGTGAAATTACAACATACTTTGGACTGACAGAGCAGGTTAGGCTTCAGTACAGAGATGTTGAGTTCGgaaatgaatttttaaatctCTCCTCAATTTCAGACATTCAAGATCGAAGCACTTTGAAAGTCATATACTTTCCTTGTGAGTCTACCAGCTCTGTAATGTCCTTAGCTTCACTCACTGAAGATACCTGCTTCACATTCCCAGTGACGCTCTCAAGCTTCTCATCGCAAGAACCAAATGATTCTTCATCTGTTGACTCCAGTAGCACAAATGAAACTGTAATTTTGTCATCTCCAGAGTCGCGATCTTGCACTTGGCCTGAAGTCTTTGTAGTTCCACGCTTTTCATATTGTGCAGAGATGCAGCTCCAGAAGGGAAATTCTGATTTCAGTGTTAATGGAACTGTCCTGTCTCTTACCCCCAAAATCAGATCTGATATTCTTGAGGGTCTTGCAGAAGAAATTATTAAGTACACTGCATATCCAAGGGATGATCAGTTTGAGAAAGTTGCTGAGGCATTAATACAGACCCATCCATGTTTGCACGAGAAAGGAACTCCCACTGGGTATTCTGGATGGAAACACTACATTAAGATCAAAATGATGAACTTCCGCACCAAGCTTGGCCGAGCTGGACACCCTGAAGTCACTGTCAACTCCcttaaacacaaacagaaaggcCAGGGAAAACCAGCTGCAAACATAAAAAAGCCCCGCAAGGCAGAGGTTAATTTCTGTCCAAACCATCCCAGAGGCGAAACCCCAAACAGCCTGGAAGCAGAAAGGGCTGCTATTTTGACCGAGGTAAAAAAGCAGAATAACGAGACCGTTATCAAGGAAAAGATGCATCGTACCTTCTCATACAGACGTCAAGAAATTCTTCAGGAACCAATGATTACAGAGGTCCGAAACAGATGCCCAGCACTTTTCCAAGTTGGAGAA ATCAACTTGGAGTTCATGCGTATAACAACTGTTCCTCTGACATCCAAGTTTATTGGTCAACTGGACAAATACACTGATGACCTGCTGAAGGTTTTCCTTCACAAAGGAGGAACTGCAGGACAGAAAATCGGCAGGATAATGGCACTGACAGCTGAa AATGAAGACATAAACATCAAGCAGGACTGCATCCTAAGGAGCTTGAGTGTCTACCTTAATGAGGATCTTGAGACACTTGTCAAAGAATTTGTG TTCAGAGGCTGA
- the LOC128534594 gene encoding uncharacterized protein LOC128534594 isoform X3: MQLQKGNSDFSVNGTVLSLTPKIRSDILEGLAEEIIKYTAYPRDDQFEKVAEALIQTHPCLHEKGTPTGYSGWKHYIKIKMMNFRTKLGRAGHPEVTVNSLKHKQKGQGKPAANIKKPRKAEVNFCPNHPRGETPNSLEAERAAILTEVKKQNNETVIKEKMHRTFSYRRQEILQEPMITEVRNRCPALFQVGEINLEFMRITTVPLTSKFIGQLDKYTDDLLKVFLHKGGTAGQKIGRIMALTAENEDINIKQDCILRSLSVYLNEDLETLVKEFVDCESSEAESGIAQTTMGIYVIRAEGAGPGDEPTDVGVVLEGVEVLRNLKNVTLVMCDAFWTHICT, from the exons ATGCAGCTCCAGAAGGGAAATTCTGATTTCAGTGTTAATGGAACTGTCCTGTCTCTTACCCCCAAAATCAGATCTGATATTCTTGAGGGTCTTGCAGAAGAAATTATTAAGTACACTGCATATCCAAGGGATGATCAGTTTGAGAAAGTTGCTGAGGCATTAATACAGACCCATCCATGTTTGCACGAGAAAGGAACTCCCACTGGGTATTCTGGATGGAAACACTACATTAAGATCAAAATGATGAACTTCCGCACCAAGCTTGGCCGAGCTGGACACCCTGAAGTCACTGTCAACTCCcttaaacacaaacagaaaggcCAGGGAAAACCAGCTGCAAACATAAAAAAGCCCCGCAAGGCAGAGGTTAATTTCTGTCCAAACCATCCCAGAGGCGAAACCCCAAACAGCCTGGAAGCAGAAAGGGCTGCTATTTTGACCGAGGTAAAAAAGCAGAATAACGAGACCGTTATCAAGGAAAAGATGCATCGTACCTTCTCATACAGACGTCAAGAAATTCTTCAGGAACCAATGATTACAGAGGTCCGAAACAGATGCCCAGCACTTTTCCAAGTTGGAGAA ATCAACTTGGAGTTCATGCGTATAACAACTGTTCCTCTGACATCCAAGTTTATTGGTCAACTGGACAAATACACTGATGACCTGCTGAAGGTTTTCCTTCACAAAGGAGGAACTGCAGGACAGAAAATCGGCAGGATAATGGCACTGACAGCTGAa AATGAAGACATAAACATCAAGCAGGACTGCATCCTAAGGAGCTTGAGTGTCTACCTTAATGAGGATCTTGAGACACTTGTCAAAGAATTTGTG GACTGTGAAAGTTCAGAGGCTGAGTCGGGGATTGCACAGACAACCATGGGCATCTATGTCATTCGGGCAGAGGGTGCTGGTCCTGGAGATGAGCCAACTGATGTTGGTGTGGTGCTTGAAGGTGTGGAAGTTCTGCGaaacttaaaaaatgtcacACTTGTGATGTGTGATGCTTTTTGGACTCATATATGCACTTAA